In one Aeromicrobium erythreum genomic region, the following are encoded:
- a CDS encoding alpha/beta hydrolase, whose protein sequence is MDTILLRSSPSWRMRLVCQVLAARGTKRVLGSAEQTEHDRRRNGARGVPAPRRRHSARYGFRETTLADVRCLEVVDSRRPDPRRTIVYVHGGAYVNPPVVQHWDLIAALATENDARVVAPLYPLAPAGTAATVVPLMLDVDAAVRARYGPRVVWAGDSAGGGLALATALALRDQGRTVPDHLVLVAPWLDVTMSNPGVGQVEPRDPSLAVPGLQHAGRLWAGGTDPRDPLVSPGFADLDELPPTTLVVGDRDLFLQDCRDLAERAGRAGVDVSLVEAAGGFHVFPAVTFLPESKAARRHVSARLAENPRG, encoded by the coding sequence ATGGACACCATCCTCCTGCGCTCCTCCCCGTCATGGCGGATGCGCCTCGTCTGCCAGGTCCTGGCCGCGCGCGGCACCAAGCGCGTGCTGGGGTCGGCCGAGCAGACGGAGCACGACCGTCGGCGCAACGGCGCGCGTGGCGTGCCGGCGCCACGCCGGCGCCACTCGGCTCGGTACGGGTTCCGCGAGACGACCCTCGCCGACGTGCGGTGCCTGGAGGTGGTCGACTCCCGACGTCCCGACCCCCGCCGCACCATCGTCTACGTGCACGGCGGCGCGTACGTGAACCCGCCAGTCGTGCAGCACTGGGACCTCATCGCCGCGCTGGCGACCGAGAACGACGCGCGCGTCGTCGCGCCGCTGTACCCGCTCGCCCCGGCAGGCACCGCCGCCACCGTCGTACCGCTGATGCTCGACGTCGACGCCGCGGTGCGCGCCAGGTACGGGCCACGGGTCGTGTGGGCGGGCGACTCCGCCGGCGGTGGCCTCGCGCTCGCCACCGCGCTCGCCCTGCGCGACCAGGGCAGGACCGTCCCCGACCACCTCGTGCTCGTCGCGCCCTGGCTCGACGTGACGATGTCCAACCCCGGGGTCGGCCAGGTGGAGCCGCGCGACCCGTCCCTCGCCGTGCCTGGCCTGCAGCACGCCGGGCGGCTCTGGGCCGGCGGCACCGACCCGCGCGACCCTCTCGTGAGCCCCGGGTTCGCGGACCTCGACGAGCTGCCCCCGACCACCCTCGTCGTCGGTGACCGGGACCTGTTCCTGCAGGACTGCCGCGACCTGGCTGAGCGTGCGGGTCGTGCCGGTGTCGACGTCTCGCTGGTGGAGGCCGCGGGCGGGTTCCACGTGTTCCCGGCCGTGACGTTCCTGCCCGAGTCGAAGGCCGCTCGGCGGCACGTCTCCGCACGCCTGGCCGAGAACCCTCGTGGCTGA
- the trhA gene encoding PAQR family membrane homeostasis protein TrhA, protein MPVAEVVARVAKPRLRGWLHATATPLVLAAGIVLVALAPAADTGWASAVYGLTGLVLFATSATYHLGRWSPVVERRLKRADHANIYLIIAGSYTPIAVTALDDWQRATVLTVVWVGAALGVGFRLLWIDAPRWLSTLLYVVLGWSIAPFIGSVFGVDVAAGVLIATGGVLYTLGAVVYATKRPDPAPAWFGFHEVFHAFTIAAWTCQYVAISLLVLG, encoded by the coding sequence GTGCCAGTGGCCGAGGTCGTCGCGCGGGTGGCGAAGCCTCGGCTGCGCGGCTGGCTGCACGCCACGGCCACCCCGCTCGTGCTCGCAGCCGGCATCGTGCTCGTGGCCCTCGCCCCCGCGGCCGACACCGGCTGGGCGAGCGCCGTGTACGGGCTCACCGGCCTCGTGCTGTTCGCGACCAGCGCCACCTACCACCTCGGCCGGTGGTCGCCCGTCGTCGAACGTCGCCTGAAGCGGGCCGACCACGCGAACATCTACCTGATCATCGCCGGCAGCTACACCCCTATCGCGGTGACCGCCCTCGACGACTGGCAGCGCGCCACCGTGCTCACCGTCGTGTGGGTGGGCGCCGCGCTCGGCGTCGGCTTCCGGCTGCTGTGGATCGACGCGCCGCGGTGGCTGTCGACCCTGCTCTACGTGGTGCTCGGGTGGAGCATCGCGCCGTTCATCGGCAGCGTGTTCGGCGTCGACGTCGCCGCGGGCGTGCTCATCGCCACCGGCGGCGTGCTCTACACCCTCGGCGCCGTGGTCTACGCGACGAAGCGGCCCGACCCCGCGCCGGCGTGGTTCGGCTTCCACGAGGTCTTCCACGCGTTCACGATCGCCGCCTGGACGTGCCAGTACGTGGCGATCAGCCTGCTCGTGCTGGGCTGA
- a CDS encoding TetR/AcrR family transcriptional regulator, whose amino-acid sequence MPSTSKPRSHYARGHQRRAEVVAATVEVIERQGIEGVTHRSVAAAAGVPLSTTSYFFDSLDHLIGEAVTKIAEDVVAGADALIVQLRDAEGGSRREVVERLIELMSVQRPGPLVAQFEAYLATTRRPELRAAVQRIVGVYEDTAVAVFEALEVDEPRLAARQLVALLDGLALLSVAAPRPDDTEVRRDALRRLAAVHLGPDWE is encoded by the coding sequence GTGCCCTCGACGTCGAAGCCACGCTCCCACTACGCACGCGGCCACCAGCGGCGCGCGGAGGTCGTCGCGGCCACGGTCGAGGTGATCGAGCGGCAGGGCATCGAGGGCGTCACCCACCGGTCCGTGGCTGCTGCCGCGGGGGTGCCGCTGTCGACGACGTCGTACTTCTTCGACTCCCTGGACCACCTGATCGGCGAGGCCGTCACCAAGATCGCCGAGGACGTCGTTGCCGGTGCCGACGCGCTCATCGTGCAGCTGCGGGACGCCGAGGGCGGTTCTCGACGCGAGGTCGTGGAGCGGCTCATCGAGCTGATGTCGGTGCAGCGTCCCGGTCCGCTGGTCGCCCAGTTCGAGGCCTACCTCGCCACCACGCGCCGACCGGAGCTGCGGGCGGCGGTGCAGCGCATCGTCGGCGTGTACGAGGACACCGCCGTCGCCGTGTTCGAGGCGCTGGAGGTCGACGAGCCGCGGCTGGCCGCGCGTCAGCTCGTGGCACTGCTCGACGGACTCGCCCTGCTCTCGGTCGCGGCGCCGCGGCCCGACGACACCGAGGTGCGCCGCGACGCGTTGCGGCGGCTCGCGGCCGTGCATCTCGGCCCCGACTGGGAGTGA
- a CDS encoding carbon-nitrogen hydrolase family protein, producing the protein MRVAAVQVASTIDSTANRDLVEARLAALPAGLDLVVLPEATMHDFGPVDHDLAAVAEPLDGPFVATLAAQARRLGATVVAGMFEQTDDLPYNTLVALGADGDLRATYRKIHLYDSFGYTESSRLRGGDVEPVVVDVPSADGSSTSVGLMTCYDLRFPELGRALVDAGAELLAVPAAWVAGEHKLHHWRTLLTARAVEDVVPVVAAAQGGERYTGHSLVLDAWGTTLAEGDAGEDAVVTAEIDPADVARAREVNPSLANRRMGQR; encoded by the coding sequence ATGCGTGTGGCGGCTGTGCAGGTGGCGTCGACGATCGACTCCACCGCGAACCGGGACCTCGTCGAGGCCCGCCTGGCCGCGCTCCCCGCCGGCCTCGACCTCGTCGTCCTTCCCGAGGCGACCATGCACGACTTCGGTCCAGTCGACCACGACCTCGCCGCGGTCGCCGAGCCGCTCGACGGACCCTTCGTCGCGACGCTGGCCGCGCAGGCCCGTCGTCTGGGCGCGACCGTCGTGGCCGGCATGTTCGAGCAGACCGACGACCTGCCCTACAACACGCTCGTGGCGCTGGGCGCCGACGGCGACCTGCGCGCCACGTACCGCAAGATCCACCTCTACGACTCCTTCGGCTACACGGAGTCCTCGCGGCTGCGCGGCGGCGACGTCGAGCCGGTGGTGGTCGACGTCCCGTCGGCCGACGGCTCGTCGACGTCGGTCGGGCTAATGACCTGCTACGACCTGCGGTTCCCCGAGCTGGGTCGCGCCCTCGTCGACGCCGGTGCCGAGCTGCTCGCCGTGCCCGCCGCGTGGGTGGCGGGCGAGCACAAGCTGCACCACTGGCGCACGCTGCTCACCGCCCGAGCGGTGGAGGACGTCGTACCCGTCGTCGCGGCCGCGCAGGGCGGCGAGCGGTACACCGGGCACTCCCTCGTCCTCGACGCGTGGGGCACTACCCTCGCCGAGGGGGATGCAGGAGAGGACGCCGTGGTGACCGCCGAGATCGACCCCGCCGACGTCGCGCGAGCGCGCGAGGTCAATCCGTCACTCGCCAACCGACGGATGGGTCAGCGGTGA
- a CDS encoding cryptochrome/photolyase family protein — protein sequence MSRRVRLVLPHQLFLEHLEAPSGTTFVLVEHDLLFRQYAFHAQKLVLHRASMERFGERLADAGHEVVRVRTDGRTTSRAALARELRSGDEVSVYDVVDDWLERDLEACADDVGVELEWLETPCFLTTREQVREQLGGKRPRMQHFYAWQRQRLDVLVDGDQPVGGKWSFDEDNRKKLPKSVDVPDVTRPERTDVVDDAIAWVKQAFPDAPGDIDAFAWPTDHDEAAAMLEQFVEERLQTFGPYEDAITTRSATVFHSVLTPALNIGLLTPAQVLDRVLAHADDHDVPLASLEGFVRQVIGWREYMRGVYVTHGRRMRSTNHLGHTRSLASGWWDATTGLAPVDVVLERVLESGYAHHIERLMVVGNAMCLMRIDPDDAYEWFMALFVDAYDWVMVPNVYAMSQFAAGPLVTTKPYVSGSAYLRRMSDLPKGDWCEAWDGLYWTFVRDHLDVFATNPRSRMMARSYEGMEPATKAAHTRAAAPFLRD from the coding sequence GTGAGTCGACGCGTCCGTCTGGTGCTGCCCCACCAGCTGTTCCTGGAGCACCTGGAGGCGCCGTCGGGCACGACGTTCGTGCTGGTCGAGCACGACCTGCTCTTCCGGCAGTACGCGTTCCACGCGCAGAAGCTGGTGCTGCACCGGGCGTCGATGGAGCGGTTCGGGGAGCGGCTCGCCGATGCCGGTCACGAGGTCGTGCGGGTGCGGACCGACGGGCGGACGACGAGCCGGGCGGCGCTGGCGCGTGAGCTGCGGTCGGGCGACGAGGTGAGCGTGTACGACGTCGTCGACGACTGGCTCGAGCGCGACCTCGAGGCGTGCGCCGACGACGTGGGCGTCGAGCTGGAGTGGCTGGAGACGCCCTGCTTCCTCACCACGCGCGAGCAGGTGCGCGAACAGCTCGGTGGCAAGCGTCCACGCATGCAGCACTTCTACGCGTGGCAGCGGCAGCGTCTCGACGTCCTCGTCGACGGCGACCAGCCCGTCGGCGGGAAGTGGTCGTTCGACGAGGACAACCGCAAGAAGCTGCCGAAGAGCGTCGACGTGCCCGACGTGACACGCCCGGAGCGGACGGACGTGGTCGACGACGCGATCGCCTGGGTCAAGCAGGCCTTCCCCGACGCGCCCGGCGACATCGACGCGTTTGCGTGGCCCACCGACCACGACGAGGCCGCCGCGATGCTCGAGCAGTTCGTCGAGGAGCGGCTCCAGACCTTCGGCCCCTACGAGGACGCGATCACGACCCGGTCGGCGACCGTGTTCCACTCGGTCCTCACCCCGGCACTCAACATCGGCCTGCTCACCCCGGCGCAGGTGCTGGACCGGGTGCTCGCGCACGCCGACGACCACGACGTGCCGCTGGCCTCGCTCGAAGGCTTCGTCCGCCAGGTGATCGGGTGGCGCGAGTACATGCGCGGCGTCTACGTCACGCACGGACGGCGGATGCGCAGCACCAACCACCTCGGCCACACGCGGTCGCTCGCGAGCGGCTGGTGGGATGCGACGACGGGCCTGGCGCCGGTCGACGTCGTGCTCGAGCGTGTCCTGGAGAGCGGCTACGCGCACCACATCGAGCGGCTCATGGTCGTCGGCAACGCGATGTGCCTGATGCGCATCGACCCCGACGACGCCTACGAGTGGTTCATGGCGCTGTTCGTCGACGCCTACGACTGGGTGATGGTGCCCAACGTGTACGCGATGAGCCAGTTCGCGGCGGGTCCGCTCGTCACCACGAAGCCGTACGTGTCCGGGTCGGCGTACCTGCGCCGCATGTCCGACCTGCCGAAGGGCGACTGGTGCGAGGCGTGGGACGGCCTCTACTGGACGTTCGTCCGCGACCACCTCGACGTCTTCGCGACCAACCCGCGCTCGCGCATGATGGCCCGCTCCTACGAGGGCATGGAGCCTGCGACGAAGGCCGCGCACACCCGGGCCGCCGCGCCGTTCCTGCGCGACTGA
- a CDS encoding NAD(P)H-quinone oxidoreductase — protein MRAVVVPEPGGVEALQVVDVETPEPGPGEVLVRVTAAGVNRADLMQRQGFYDPPEGATHVLGLECSGDVVALGEGVSEYTVGEHVVALLSGGGYAEYVAVPVGQVAMAPRDIDLVDAAGLMEVAATVWSNVFMMAKLQHGETLLVHGGASGIGTMAIQLAKAFGARVVVTVGSEEKAAFCRDLGADLVVNYRETDFVDALDEAGLKADVILDIIGAKYLDQNVRALNTAGRLVVIGLQGGVKGELNLNRLLMKRAAVMATSLRARPTQEKAAIVSAMVAQVWPLVAEGTVRPIIHARLPLEQVRDAHQLLEDSSHTGKVLLTL, from the coding sequence ATGCGTGCTGTCGTGGTTCCGGAGCCGGGTGGGGTCGAGGCCCTGCAGGTCGTCGACGTCGAGACGCCTGAGCCGGGGCCCGGTGAGGTGCTGGTGCGGGTCACCGCGGCCGGCGTCAACCGGGCCGACCTGATGCAGCGGCAGGGGTTCTACGACCCGCCGGAGGGCGCGACGCACGTGCTGGGCCTGGAGTGCTCGGGCGACGTGGTCGCGCTGGGCGAGGGGGTCAGCGAGTACACGGTCGGCGAGCACGTCGTGGCGCTGCTGTCCGGTGGTGGCTACGCGGAGTACGTGGCGGTGCCGGTCGGGCAGGTCGCGATGGCGCCGCGCGACATCGACCTCGTCGACGCGGCCGGACTCATGGAGGTCGCGGCCACCGTCTGGTCGAACGTGTTCATGATGGCCAAGCTGCAGCACGGCGAGACGCTGCTGGTGCACGGTGGCGCGAGCGGCATCGGCACGATGGCGATCCAGCTGGCGAAGGCGTTCGGCGCGCGGGTCGTGGTCACCGTCGGCAGCGAGGAGAAGGCGGCCTTCTGCCGCGACCTCGGCGCCGACCTGGTCGTCAACTACCGCGAGACCGACTTCGTCGACGCACTCGACGAGGCGGGGCTCAAGGCCGACGTCATCCTCGACATCATCGGCGCGAAGTACCTCGACCAGAACGTCCGCGCCCTGAACACGGCCGGCCGGCTGGTCGTCATCGGCCTGCAGGGCGGCGTCAAGGGCGAGCTGAACCTCAACCGGCTCCTCATGAAGCGTGCAGCGGTCATGGCGACGTCGCTGCGGGCACGGCCGACGCAGGAGAAGGCGGCGATCGTGTCGGCGATGGTCGCGCAGGTGTGGCCCCTGGTGGCCGAGGGCACCGTGCGCCCGATCATCCACGCCCGCCTGCCGTTGGAGCAGGTGCGCGACGCCCACCAGCTGCTCGAGGACTCCTCGCACACCGGCAAGGTGCTGCTGACGCTCTGA
- a CDS encoding bacterial proteasome activator family protein has product MTDAPRESAIPPQVIGPDGSPVHGSAAPGGDVEPQQRGTALGDLVEQPAKVMRIGGMIRQLLEEVKAAPLDDASRVRLREIHRQSVKELEDGLAPELVAELQRLSLPFEDEAPSDAELRIAQAQLVGWLEGLFHGIQAALYAQQVQAQAQFQNMRLALPQSNGTEGDQSTDSSQSAPTGGMYL; this is encoded by the coding sequence ATGACTGATGCTCCCCGTGAGTCCGCGATCCCGCCCCAGGTGATCGGCCCCGACGGTTCCCCCGTGCACGGCTCGGCCGCGCCCGGAGGCGACGTCGAGCCGCAGCAGCGTGGCACCGCGCTGGGCGACCTGGTGGAGCAGCCGGCGAAGGTCATGCGCATCGGCGGCATGATCCGTCAGCTTCTCGAGGAGGTGAAGGCGGCCCCGCTCGACGACGCCAGCCGGGTCCGTCTGCGCGAGATCCACCGCCAGTCGGTGAAGGAGCTCGAGGACGGGCTCGCGCCGGAGCTGGTGGCCGAGCTGCAGCGGCTCAGCCTGCCGTTCGAGGACGAGGCGCCCTCCGACGCGGAGCTGCGGATCGCCCAGGCGCAGCTGGTCGGCTGGCTCGAGGGGCTGTTCCACGGCATCCAGGCCGCGCTCTACGCGCAGCAGGTGCAGGCCCAGGCGCAGTTCCAGAACATGAGGCTGGCACTTCCGCAGTCAAACGGCACCGAAGGTGACCAAAGTACCGATTCGTCGCAATCGGCTCCCACGGGAGGCATGTACCTCTAG
- a CDS encoding HTH domain-containing protein produces MTIVTDIDAPPCTREPVFRDERLYLGAHELDAASRAGMGEVLAQAHRRCAGCPMLVDCLYRAVVEVDVSGFVACTTEADRAAIRDSLGIVVDATPTGSYGPARSGAGPVSHEAVLTARTTHPKDTCQQLAERLGCSTSTIKRHLRRARAEAAQADVQVAPSPRRVPTVDDVLDAFDTLDAARLA; encoded by the coding sequence ATGACCATCGTGACCGACATCGACGCGCCTCCGTGCACCCGGGAGCCCGTCTTCCGTGACGAGCGCCTGTACCTCGGCGCGCACGAGCTCGACGCGGCCAGCCGCGCCGGGATGGGCGAGGTGCTGGCGCAGGCGCACCGCCGCTGCGCAGGCTGCCCCATGCTCGTCGACTGCCTCTACCGCGCGGTCGTCGAGGTCGACGTGTCCGGCTTCGTCGCCTGCACCACCGAGGCCGACCGCGCCGCCATCCGCGACAGCCTCGGCATCGTCGTCGACGCCACACCCACCGGCTCGTACGGCCCCGCCCGCAGCGGCGCCGGCCCCGTGAGCCACGAGGCGGTGCTCACGGCGCGCACCACGCACCCGAAGGACACCTGCCAGCAGCTCGCCGAGCGGCTGGGCTGCTCGACGTCGACCATCAAGCGTCACCTGCGCCGGGCCCGCGCCGAGGCCGCCCAGGCCGACGTGCAGGTCGCGCCCAGCCCCCGCCGGGTGCCGACGGTCGACGACGTCCTCGACGCGTTCGACACGCTCGACGCCGCGCGCCTCGCCTGA
- a CDS encoding HAD family hydrolase, with protein sequence MTSWRPKIVALDVDGTMVDWENRMTDTVREAVHAIKDSGVHVVISTGRAIPGVLDAARNLRLDDGIAVASNGAVVHTYSPVEVVHTVTFDASEAVRRVLEHIPDALVAVEEVGTGYRISAPFPEWEIDGTVTIQTVDELVAEPVTRVIIRAPEHDVEEFGRLVHGLGLNEVNYNIGYTAWLDIAPDGVSKASGLEVVCERLGVDRADVLAVGDGMNDYEMLRWAGRGVAMGQGSDELKAVADDVTGTVLEDGLATELRRWL encoded by the coding sequence ATGACGAGCTGGCGTCCGAAGATCGTCGCGCTCGACGTCGACGGCACGATGGTCGACTGGGAGAACCGGATGACCGACACGGTGCGCGAGGCCGTGCACGCCATCAAGGACTCCGGCGTCCACGTCGTCATCTCCACCGGTCGGGCCATCCCCGGCGTGCTCGACGCGGCCCGCAACCTACGCCTCGACGACGGCATTGCCGTGGCCAGCAACGGGGCCGTCGTGCACACCTACTCGCCCGTCGAGGTCGTGCACACGGTCACCTTCGACGCCAGCGAGGCCGTGCGCCGCGTGCTCGAGCACATCCCCGACGCGCTCGTCGCCGTCGAGGAGGTCGGCACGGGGTACCGGATCAGTGCGCCGTTCCCGGAGTGGGAGATCGACGGCACCGTCACCATCCAGACGGTCGACGAGCTCGTGGCCGAGCCGGTCACCCGCGTCATCATCCGCGCCCCCGAGCACGACGTCGAGGAGTTCGGCCGGCTCGTGCACGGGCTCGGCCTCAACGAGGTGAACTACAACATCGGCTACACGGCGTGGCTCGACATCGCCCCTGACGGCGTCTCGAAGGCGTCCGGCCTCGAGGTCGTCTGCGAGCGGCTCGGCGTCGACCGGGCCGACGTGCTCGCCGTCGGTGACGGCATGAACGACTACGAGATGCTGCGCTGGGCCGGACGCGGTGTCGCGATGGGCCAGGGCTCGGACGAGCTGAAGGCCGTCGCCGACGACGTCACCGGCACGGTGCTCGAGGACGGACTGGCCACCGAGCTGCGCCGCTGGCTGTAG
- the serS gene encoding serine--tRNA ligase, with protein sequence MIDARLLRDDPESLREAQRRRGEDPSLVDALVAADERRRSTIAAFEALRSEQKSMGKQVAQAQGEEKQALLARTKELSAQVKAADADQTAAGEEFTTLLKALPNPAPDAPPGGEDDFVVLEEVGTPRDFAAEGFEPRDHLELGTLLGAIDVERGAKVSGSRFYFLTGVGAQLELALTQLAMSKAAEWGFTPIIPPALVKPHAMEGTGFLGQAADDVYHLEKDDLYLVGTSEVPLAAYHSDEILDGPRHYAAFSPCFRREAGSHGRDTRGIVRVHWFDKVEMFVYTSLEESYAQHERILGFEKQWLDLLELPYRVIDVAAGDLGLSAVRKFDCEAWIPTQGKYREVSSASNCTQFQARRLDIRNRLDDGGTEPTATLNGTLCAMPRIIVALLENGQQADGSVRLPAALHPFLGEVLQPVGARA encoded by the coding sequence GTGATCGACGCCAGGCTCCTGCGAGACGACCCCGAGTCCCTCCGAGAGGCGCAGCGGCGCCGCGGGGAGGACCCCTCCCTCGTCGACGCGCTCGTCGCCGCCGACGAGCGACGTCGCTCGACCATCGCCGCGTTCGAGGCGCTGCGCAGCGAGCAGAAGTCGATGGGCAAGCAGGTCGCGCAGGCGCAGGGCGAGGAGAAGCAGGCGCTCCTCGCGCGCACCAAGGAGCTCAGCGCGCAGGTCAAGGCCGCCGACGCCGACCAGACCGCGGCCGGCGAGGAGTTCACGACGCTGCTCAAGGCGCTGCCCAACCCGGCACCCGACGCCCCGCCCGGTGGCGAGGACGACTTCGTGGTCCTCGAGGAGGTCGGAACCCCCCGCGACTTCGCGGCGGAGGGCTTCGAGCCGCGCGACCACCTCGAGCTCGGCACGCTGCTCGGCGCGATCGACGTCGAGCGCGGCGCGAAGGTGAGCGGCTCGCGCTTCTACTTCCTCACGGGCGTCGGCGCGCAGCTCGAGCTCGCGCTCACCCAGCTGGCCATGTCGAAGGCCGCCGAGTGGGGCTTCACCCCCATCATCCCGCCCGCGCTCGTCAAGCCGCATGCCATGGAGGGCACCGGGTTCCTCGGCCAGGCAGCCGACGACGTCTACCACCTCGAGAAGGACGACCTCTACCTCGTGGGCACGTCGGAGGTGCCGCTCGCGGCGTACCACTCCGACGAGATCCTCGACGGCCCGCGCCACTACGCCGCGTTCAGCCCCTGCTTCCGGCGCGAGGCCGGCTCGCACGGCCGCGACACGCGCGGCATCGTGCGCGTGCACTGGTTCGACAAGGTCGAGATGTTCGTCTACACCTCGCTCGAGGAGTCCTACGCCCAGCACGAGCGCATCCTCGGCTTCGAGAAGCAGTGGCTCGACCTGCTCGAGCTGCCCTACCGGGTCATCGACGTCGCCGCCGGCGACCTCGGCCTCTCGGCGGTCCGCAAGTTCGACTGCGAGGCGTGGATCCCCACGCAGGGCAAGTACCGCGAGGTCAGCTCCGCGTCGAACTGCACGCAGTTCCAGGCCCGGCGCCTCGACATCCGCAACCGGCTCGACGACGGCGGCACGGAGCCGACCGCCACCCTCAACGGCACGCTCTGCGCCATGCCGCGCATCATCGTCGCGCTGCTCGAGAACGGGCAGCAGGCCGACGGCTCGGTGCGTCTCCCCGCGGCGCTGCACCCCTTCCTCGGCGAGGTCCTGCAGCCGGTCGGGGCGCGCGCATGA
- a CDS encoding DUF808 domain-containing protein, protein MAGGLVALLDDVAALARLAAASVDDVGAAAGRASAKAAGVVVDDAAVTPRYVQGLDPRRELSVIGRIARGSLVNKLAIILPALLLLSQFVPWLLTPLLMLGGAYLCFEGAEKLWEKVAGHATTEEPRSVGGADQEKAVVSSAVRTDFILSAEIMVIALKEVTDEPFVSRAVILAVVGVGITALVYGVVALIVKMDDVGLALTERSSSAAQSLGRGLVKAMPKVLATLAAVGVVAMLWVGGHILLVGTDDLGWHALYDLVHHAEEAVHDAVAGGLGSVLAWLTNTFFSALLGLAVGAVVVTALHLVPRRRRH, encoded by the coding sequence ATGGCCGGCGGACTGGTCGCCCTCCTCGACGACGTCGCCGCGCTCGCGCGCCTGGCGGCCGCGTCGGTCGACGACGTCGGTGCCGCGGCAGGCCGGGCGAGCGCCAAGGCAGCGGGCGTGGTGGTCGACGACGCCGCCGTCACACCGCGTTACGTGCAGGGCCTCGACCCGAGGCGTGAGCTGTCGGTCATCGGCCGCATCGCACGGGGCTCGCTGGTCAACAAGCTCGCGATCATCCTTCCCGCGCTGCTGCTGCTCAGCCAGTTCGTGCCGTGGCTGCTCACGCCGCTGCTCATGCTCGGCGGCGCCTACCTCTGCTTCGAGGGTGCCGAGAAGCTCTGGGAGAAGGTGGCGGGTCACGCGACGACCGAGGAGCCGCGCTCCGTCGGCGGCGCCGACCAGGAGAAGGCCGTCGTGAGCAGCGCCGTGCGCACCGACTTCATCCTCTCCGCGGAGATCATGGTCATCGCGCTCAAGGAGGTCACCGACGAGCCGTTCGTGTCGCGGGCGGTCATCCTCGCCGTCGTCGGCGTCGGCATCACCGCGCTGGTGTACGGCGTGGTCGCGCTGATCGTGAAGATGGACGACGTCGGTCTCGCCCTCACCGAGCGGTCGTCGTCGGCAGCACAGTCCCTCGGGCGGGGGCTCGTGAAGGCGATGCCGAAGGTTCTGGCCACGCTGGCCGCCGTGGGTGTCGTGGCCATGCTGTGGGTCGGCGGGCACATCCTGCTGGTCGGCACCGACGACCTCGGGTGGCACGCGCTCTACGACCTGGTCCACCACGCCGAGGAGGCCGTGCACGACGCGGTCGCCGGCGGCCTCGGGTCCGTCCTGGCGTGGCTGACGAACACGTTCTTCTCCGCCCTGCTCGGGCTCGCGGTCGGCGCGGTGGTGGTCACCGCGCTGCACCTCGTGCCCCGCCGCAGGCGGCACTGA